One genomic segment of Thermoplasmatales archaeon includes these proteins:
- the cas4 gene encoding CRISPR-associated protein Cas4, whose amino-acid sequence MLPSETYFTGTQINYYIVCPTKLWLFTHNISMEKENENVEIGKFIHETSYLRERRDVIIDNKIGIDFIRKGDKLIICEVKKSEKIEKAHRYQLYYYLYYLKKIKGIENVEGMILYPKYKKIEKISVDEKSIDEIENILKEIEKVISMPEMPKPIKKPYCRRCAYFEFCWV is encoded by the coding sequence ATGTTACCATCTGAGACGTATTTTACCGGCACACAAATCAACTACTATATTGTTTGTCCAACTAAGCTATGGCTTTTTACACATAATATATCAATGGAAAAGGAAAATGAAAATGTTGAAATTGGTAAATTTATCCACGAAACTTCATATTTAAGGGAGAGGAGGGATGTAATTATTGACAATAAAATAGGAATAGATTTTATTCGTAAGGGAGATAAATTGATAATTTGTGAAGTTAAAAAATCGGAGAAAATTGAAAAAGCCCATAGATATCAACTTTACTACTATCTTTATTATCTTAAAAAAATTAAAGGAATTGAAAATGTCGAGGGAATGATCCTTTATCCAAAATATAAAAAGATAGAAAAGATTTCCGTAGATGAAAAAAGTATAGATGAAATAGAGAATATACTGAAAGAAATAGAAAAAGTAATTTCTATGCCAGAAATGCCAAAACCAATTAAAAAGCCATATTGTCGCAGGTGTGCTTATTTTGAGTTTTGCTGGGTGTAA